A genomic window from Chanodichthys erythropterus isolate Z2021 chromosome 1, ASM2448905v1, whole genome shotgun sequence includes:
- the trpt1 gene encoding tRNA 2'-phosphotransferase 1, whose product MDCQPRGRGRRGRGNRNEENRDVRLSKSLTYVLRHGANKMGIQMNSDGFVYVEELLAHQQFRSFSLADVERVVATNDKQRFKLCHHTEDGRLLIRANQGHSVQVTDLELREVALDDPDYPREAVHGSYMKYWPSIRSQGLSRMNRTHIHLAPGLPGEGKVISGMRQSCDLAVYIDVVKAMSDGIKFFWSENGVLLTPGDAAGLLAPCYFSRVQSLKPSPCEIELH is encoded by the exons ATGGACTGTCAACCTCGTGGGAGAGGAAGAAGGGGTCGAGGGAACCGAAATGAAGAG AACAGAGATGTGCGCCTGTCTAAATCTTTGACTTATGTATTACGCCACGGCGCCAATAAGATGGGTATTCAGATGAACTCGG ATGGCTTTGTATATGTGGAGGAACTTCTCGCTCATCAGCAGTTCCGCTCATTTTCATTGGCGGATGTGGAGCGAGTTGTGGCCACCAATGACAAACAGCGATTCAAGCTTTGTCACCACACTGAAGATGGTCGTCTTCTGATACGAGCCAATCAGGGTCATTCAGTTCAA GTTACAGATCTGGAGTTGAGAGAGGTAGCACTTGATGATCCTGACTATCCAAGAGAAGCTGTTCATGGTTCATACATGAAATACTGGCCCTCTATACGCAGTCAGGGCCTCAGCAGAATGAACAGAACTCACATACACCTGGCACCTGGCCTACCTGGAGAGGGCAAAGTCATCAGTG GTATGAGACAGAGTTGCGATTTGGCTGTGTATATTGATGTTGTGAAAGCTATGTCAG ATGGGATTAAGTTCTTCTGGTCAGAGAACGGTGTGCTGTTGACCCCTGGAGATGCTGCTGGGTTGTTAGCACCATGCTATTTCTCTCGAGTACAAAGCCTAAAACCCTCAC ctTGTGAAATTGAACTACATTAG
- the ctsf gene encoding cathepsin F, translated as MYFNRGYPVIACCVLVALVLGIEDGPDRPVIGAPGSPVRLSESDPGVMKAVKFAEERYNMGSNTMHIRRVSKILSASKQLVKGIRYSIMVEIGSTQCKKSLELSTVDNCDFFQEPHKQKMEVCLFEVWDIPWESKSTLLKQKCEPAVSKELKKVASVPLTHGKPMKETVELLTLFKNFMITYNRTYSSQEEAEKRLRIFQENMKTAQTLQSLEQGSAEYGVTKFSDLTEDEFRMMYLNPMLSQWTLKKEMKPATPASKAAPDSWDWRDHGAVSPVKNQGMCGSCWAFSVTGNIEGQWFKKTGQLLSLSEQELVDCDRLDQACGGGLPSNAYEAIEKLGGLETETDYSYTGHKQSCNFSTGKVAAYINNSVELPNDENEIAAWLAENGPVSAALNAFAMQFYRKGVSHPLKIFCNPWMIDHAVLLVGFGQRNGVPFWAIKNSWGEDYGEQGYYYLYRGSRLCGINKMCSSAIVN; from the exons ATGTACTTTAACCGCGGTTACCCTGTCATCGCTTGCTGCGTCCTGGTCGCTTTGGTTCTGGGTATAGAAGATGGCCCAGATCGCCCGGTTATCGGAGCTCCGGGATCGCCGGTCCGTCTGTCGGAATCAGACCCGGGGGTTATGAAAGCAGTGAAATTTGCCGAGGAACGATATAATATGGGATCCAACACGATGCACATACGCCGTGTTAGTAAAATCCTTTCGGCCAGCAAACAG CTGGTGAAAGGTATTCGGTACAGTATTATGGTAGAGATTGGAAGCACTCAGTGTAAGAAATCCCTAGAGCTGAGCACTGTGGACAACTGCGATTTTTTCCAAGAGCCCCACAAACAGAAG ATggaggtttgtttgtttgaggtTTGGGACATTCCCTGGGAAAGTAAATCCACCCTACTTAAACAGAAATGCGAGCCTGCGG TTTCAAAGGAGCTCAAAAAGGTTGCATCTGTACCCCTAACCCATGGCAAACCCATGAAG GAAACTGTGGAGCTTCTGACCCTGTTTAAAAACTTTATGATCACATATAACCGAACATACAGCTCCCAAGAAG AGGCAGAGAAGCGTTTGCGCATTTTCCAGGAGAATATGAAAACGGCACAAACGCTACAATCCCTGGAACAGGGGTCAGCTGAGTATGGGGTCACCAAATTCAGTGACCTCACAG AGGATGAGTTCAGAATGATGTACCTGAACCCAATGCTGAGTCAGTGGACTTTGAAGAAGGAGATGAAGCCAGCAACCCCGGCCAGTAAGGCCGCTCCTGACAGCTGGGACTGGAGGGACCACGGGGCGGTCAGCCCTGTAAAGAATCAG GGCATGTGTGGCTCTTGCTGGGCATTTTCTGTGACTGGAAACATCGAGGGACAGTGGTTCAAGAAAACTGGACAGCTGCTTTCCCTATCTGAGCAGG AATTAGTGGACTGCGATAGGCTGGACCAAGCATGTGGAGGTGGGCTGCCGTCTAACGCTTATGAAGCCATCGAGAAGCTTG GAGGTCTTGAGACAGAAACAGACTACAGCTACACAGGACACAAGCAGAGCTGTAATTTCTCTACAGGGAAGGTGGCCGCCTACATTAACAACTCTGTAGAGCTGCCCAACGATGAAAACG AGATTGCTGCTTGGTTGGCTGAGAATGGTCCAGTGTCTGCTGCCCTCAATGCTTTTGCCATGCAG TTCTACAGAAAGGGAGTGTCTCATCCTCTAAAAATCTTCTGCAACCCCTGGATGATTGATCATGCTGTGCTGCTCGTGGGATTTGGACAAC GTAATGGTGTTCCATTCTGGGCCATCAAGAACAGCTGGGGAGAGGACTATGGAGAGCAG GGTTACTATTACCTGTACAGAGGATCCAGACTGTGTGGAATCAACAAGATGTGCTCATCTGCAATTGTGAATtag